One genomic region from Lusitaniella coriacea LEGE 07157 encodes:
- a CDS encoding carbon dioxide-concentrating mechanism protein CcmK, with product MPEAVGSLETKGFPGVLAAADAMVKAGRVTLVGYIRVGSARFTVNIRGDVSEVKAAMDAGIAAVETAYGGVLESWVIIPRPHENVVAVLPSVAFNEEVEGFRESVEQPRVFSLPHGNPGSP from the coding sequence ATGCCAGAGGCAGTTGGATCGCTAGAAACCAAGGGGTTTCCAGGCGTACTCGCAGCAGCAGATGCAATGGTCAAAGCCGGTCGAGTTACGCTTGTTGGTTATATTCGAGTGGGGAGCGCTCGGTTCACGGTTAATATCCGGGGAGATGTCTCTGAGGTTAAAGCGGCAATGGATGCAGGAATTGCAGCAGTAGAGACTGCTTATGGTGGAGTGTTGGAATCTTGGGTCATTATTCCTCGTCCTCACGAAAATGTGGTTGCGGTTCTCCCTAGTGTTGCCTTCAACGAAGAGGTGGAAGGTTTCCGGGAATCTGTCGAGCAACCGAGAGTTTTTAGTCTCCCTCATGGAAACCCCGGTTCTCCTTAA
- a CDS encoding GNAT family N-acetyltransferase, producing MNHSSLQPILIRLAEVADAERIVQIQYQALQTQCAKDYTQQQLNALLEDKSRKRSWNETIFVAEINNEIVGFAALLQALSSIGAAYVDPNFTRRGIGTKLLAEVEREAMLHNIQILGVMSSLTARPFYEANGYDAIAESSIRVRGVQVPCIALKKRLIPQTSVGERIYHLFVLFVLTLLLFSIFSTILLRL from the coding sequence GTGAATCACTCATCCTTACAGCCGATTTTGATTCGTCTTGCTGAGGTCGCCGATGCAGAGCGAATCGTCCAAATTCAATACCAAGCATTACAAACGCAGTGTGCAAAGGATTATACACAACAGCAACTCAACGCTTTACTGGAAGATAAAAGTCGCAAGAGAAGTTGGAATGAAACGATCTTTGTGGCAGAAATCAATAATGAAATTGTGGGTTTTGCCGCATTGCTCCAAGCGCTTTCTAGTATTGGTGCGGCTTACGTCGATCCCAACTTTACCCGTCGAGGCATCGGGACAAAACTACTTGCCGAAGTAGAGCGCGAAGCAATGCTACACAACATCCAAATCCTGGGGGTGATGTCATCCCTTACCGCTCGCCCTTTTTATGAAGCCAATGGATACGACGCGATCGCGGAATCGTCCATTCGAGTCAGAGGCGTTCAAGTCCCTTGCATTGCGCTCAAAAAAAGACTAATTCCTCAAACATCCGTAGGAGAGCGAATCTATCATCTTTTCGTGTTATTTGTACTCACACTTCTCCTATTTTCAATTTTCTCCACAATCCTTTTGAGACTTTAG
- a CDS encoding DUF937 domain-containing protein → MSLFDTILGAIDNPDLKANSNQLGTIFNTVQQLSQNSNANPETVQSAMAIVGKHVRSSLQERRNTQGEQQAQSIVNQFGGTQPSNQAVQMLFSAPQIQQIVQEVERSTGLNPGTIQSLLPMLVPLVLNFLQSGARKQNSQGSNPVLNNFLDSDGDGDVDLMDAMKMASKYLNP, encoded by the coding sequence ATGAGCCTTTTTGATACTATTCTCGGTGCTATCGATAATCCTGACTTAAAAGCTAACTCTAATCAGCTCGGTACGATTTTCAACACCGTTCAGCAACTCAGCCAAAACTCTAATGCGAATCCAGAAACGGTTCAATCGGCAATGGCAATTGTTGGCAAACACGTTCGCTCCAGCCTGCAAGAAAGGCGCAATACACAGGGAGAACAGCAAGCACAATCCATTGTGAATCAGTTTGGCGGCACGCAACCCAGCAATCAGGCGGTACAGATGCTTTTTAGCGCGCCTCAGATTCAACAGATCGTACAGGAAGTGGAAAGGAGTACGGGGTTAAATCCGGGAACGATTCAATCCTTGTTGCCAATGCTCGTTCCTTTAGTTTTGAACTTTCTCCAATCCGGTGCGAGAAAACAGAATTCCCAGGGTTCTAATCCAGTTCTCAATAACTTTTTGGATAGCGATGGGGATGGCGATGTGGATTTAATGGATGCGATGAAAATGGCATCGAAGTATTTGAATCCTTAA